In Chlorogloeopsis sp. ULAP01, one DNA window encodes the following:
- a CDS encoding ABC transporter transmembrane domain-containing protein yields MNSYSSSGVQREQVCTTNQRSPTPQMTILKFLRRVAGNSILLSDFSQIWVMHEFQLGDDLASYTPDQQIEDSRNFLFLVCKGRVRLLGFDTSIGREVSTHLLLAEQTFGVDDLFYYQPLPYRAVAASDGFIAYICLDSLKQWLEQLPDLNDYLQQATYERQALIFFKTATELRSHTSHTLQKLVSHLVKTKISAGSSLVEVTSSLEGRFWLVHGKISSSSTETQPPMVGESWDNPNLAIPNWTAGTELVTYHVSKENWESVAAIAPEISLTRQEEQDKGKEDTGARGQGDTGNLEDTKALSSTEIDFCVTRNQHRLAKRFWRRYPFIGQQDSSDCGAACLAMISLYWGKRLSLTTLRNFAQTNRTGTSLTALADAAEVVGYDTLPVRASLSKLELQAKPWIAHWQGIHFVVVWRVKGDRVLISDPAIGKRSLHKAEFEANWTGYALLLFPTERLEAKQSKKTSFGSFWYTFWHQRQLLGQIILASVLLQVFALAVPIISQVVLDRVLPYKSLLALNVFAICFLFFGFWRITIQAVRQYLLDYLSNHMDLAELSSFMSHILRLPLQFFASRQVGDIITRIQENRKIQLFFAKQAIVTTLDALMVVAYLGLMVYYNLRLTCMVVGLILLIAILTVAANPFLKNLSRELLHKSAAQNSALVEIVAGIATVKAAATENLMRWRWEERLTSMVQTRFRAQKLANNLQLATSLSNHLGTTALFWYGATLVINEEMSVGQFVAFSMMVGGIVKPVLALVGLWDDFQEVAISLEHLNDVLATQPEANLQKLPLELPQIRGDVHFENVSFLYNTDAESNTLQDISFQVKAGQTIAVVGASGSGKSTLVNLLVGLYRPHSGRVLIDGYDIANVSPQSLRNQLGVVPQDIFLFTGTILENITLFNSEISLEQAIAAAKLTEAHSFIQALPLGYNTRVGEGAMMLSGKQRQRIAIARALVRKPRILILDEATTYLDAESEQRFYKNLVRFNHLNNTYTDEAITKFIITHRISTISYADYILVLDQGILVEQGTHQQLMGIRSLYYHLFQQQSHLRSHLY; encoded by the coding sequence ATGAACTCGTACTCATCGTCAGGAGTTCAACGAGAGCAGGTTTGTACAACTAACCAACGCTCTCCCACTCCACAAATGACTATCCTAAAGTTTTTAAGGAGAGTCGCAGGAAATTCAATCCTTCTATCGGACTTTAGTCAAATTTGGGTGATGCATGAGTTTCAACTAGGTGATGATTTAGCTAGTTATACTCCCGATCAACAAATAGAAGATAGTAGAAATTTTCTTTTCCTGGTTTGTAAAGGTAGAGTGCGGCTTTTGGGATTTGACACAAGCATTGGGCGAGAAGTATCAACTCACTTACTATTGGCAGAGCAAACCTTTGGAGTAGATGATTTATTCTACTATCAGCCTTTACCTTACCGGGCAGTTGCAGCTAGTGATGGTTTCATAGCATATATTTGCTTGGATAGTCTCAAACAGTGGTTAGAGCAGCTTCCCGATTTGAATGATTATTTACAACAAGCTACTTATGAGCGACAAGCGTTAATTTTCTTCAAAACTGCTACTGAATTACGTTCACACACCAGTCATACTTTACAAAAGCTTGTATCTCACTTAGTAAAAACAAAGATAAGTGCTGGCTCATCTTTGGTAGAAGTAACTTCTTCTTTAGAGGGACGCTTTTGGTTGGTACATGGAAAGATTAGCAGTTCTTCCACAGAAACTCAACCACCAATGGTAGGAGAAAGTTGGGACAACCCTAATCTCGCAATTCCAAATTGGACTGCTGGAACAGAACTCGTAACATACCATGTTTCTAAAGAAAATTGGGAATCAGTAGCTGCGATCGCTCCAGAAATATCTCTCACCAGACAGGAAGAACAGGACAAGGGAAAAGAGGACACGGGGGCAAGGGGACAAGGGGACACGGGTAATCTAGAGGATACAAAAGCACTCTCATCAACAGAGATTGACTTTTGTGTAACTAGAAACCAGCATCGCTTGGCTAAAAGGTTTTGGCGTCGCTATCCTTTTATTGGGCAGCAAGATTCATCAGATTGCGGTGCAGCGTGTTTGGCAATGATTAGCCTTTATTGGGGTAAACGCTTGAGCTTGACTACGCTGCGAAACTTTGCACAAACCAACCGCACAGGTACATCTTTAACTGCTTTAGCAGATGCAGCAGAAGTTGTGGGATATGATACATTACCAGTCAGAGCTTCATTGAGCAAGCTAGAGTTGCAAGCCAAACCATGGATTGCTCACTGGCAAGGAATTCACTTTGTGGTTGTTTGGCGAGTCAAAGGCGATCGCGTGTTAATTTCCGATCCGGCAATCGGTAAGCGATCGCTACACAAAGCAGAGTTTGAAGCAAATTGGACAGGATATGCACTGCTTTTATTTCCTACTGAACGTCTCGAAGCCAAACAAAGTAAAAAAACTTCTTTTGGTAGCTTTTGGTATACATTTTGGCATCAACGCCAGCTACTGGGGCAAATAATTCTGGCTTCAGTACTGCTACAAGTTTTTGCACTAGCAGTTCCCATAATTAGCCAAGTTGTGCTGGATCGAGTATTGCCATACAAAAGTTTGCTTGCTCTGAATGTTTTTGCTATTTGTTTCCTGTTTTTCGGCTTTTGGCGAATTACCATCCAAGCAGTACGCCAATACCTACTCGATTATCTCTCCAACCATATGGATCTTGCTGAACTCAGCAGTTTTATGAGCCACATATTGCGCTTGCCATTGCAGTTTTTCGCATCGCGCCAGGTGGGAGATATTATTACTCGCATTCAAGAAAATCGCAAAATTCAACTGTTTTTTGCCAAACAAGCTATAGTTACCACCCTAGATGCTTTGATGGTGGTTGCCTACCTGGGATTAATGGTGTATTACAACTTACGCCTTACTTGCATGGTAGTGGGTTTAATTCTGTTAATTGCGATTTTGACTGTCGCAGCTAATCCATTCCTCAAAAATTTATCGCGAGAACTGTTGCACAAATCGGCAGCGCAAAATTCTGCACTAGTAGAAATTGTCGCTGGTATTGCTACAGTCAAAGCTGCCGCAACCGAAAATCTAATGCGTTGGCGCTGGGAAGAACGCTTAACAAGTATGGTACAGACGCGGTTTCGCGCTCAAAAGTTAGCAAATAACTTGCAACTTGCAACTAGTTTGAGCAATCATCTCGGTACTACGGCATTGTTTTGGTATGGAGCGACATTGGTGATCAATGAGGAGATGTCGGTTGGTCAGTTTGTTGCCTTTAGTATGATGGTTGGTGGTATAGTCAAACCTGTTTTGGCTTTGGTGGGGTTGTGGGATGATTTTCAAGAAGTAGCAATTTCTCTTGAGCATCTAAATGATGTTTTAGCCACCCAACCAGAAGCGAATCTACAAAAACTGCCACTGGAGTTACCCCAGATTCGCGGTGATGTGCATTTTGAGAATGTTAGTTTCCTTTACAATACCGATGCGGAATCTAACACTCTACAAGATATTTCCTTTCAGGTAAAAGCAGGACAAACAATTGCTGTTGTTGGTGCTAGTGGCTCTGGTAAAAGTACTTTAGTAAATTTACTTGTAGGTTTATATCGTCCTCACAGTGGACGGGTTTTGATTGATGGGTATGATATTGCCAATGTTTCTCCCCAGTCTTTGCGAAATCAATTAGGCGTGGTGCCGCAAGATATTTTTTTGTTTACAGGCACCATTTTAGAAAATATTACATTATTCAACTCAGAGATTTCCCTGGAGCAAGCGATCGCTGCTGCCAAACTTACAGAAGCACACAGTTTTATCCAAGCTTTACCTTTGGGCTACAACACCCGTGTGGGAGAAGGAGCCATGATGCTCTCAGGTAAGCAGCGACAAAGAATAGCGATCGCCCGCGCCCTGGTGAGGAAGCCACGCATTTTAATTTTGGATGAAGCTACCACTTATTTAGATGCAGAATCAGAACAAAGATTTTACAAAAACCTAGTTCGATTTAATCATCTCAACAATACTTATACAGATGAAGCTATTACCAAATTTATTATTACTCATCGTATTTCTACTATTAGTTATGCCGACTATATTCTCGTTTTAGACCAAGGTATTCTCGTTGAACAAGGTACTCATCAACAACTAATGGGAATCCGCAGTCTTTATTACCACTTATTTCAACAGCAATCACATCTGCGATCACACTTATACTGA
- a CDS encoding GH116 family glycosyl hydrolase, which translates to MTNQSSPQIPSCTWSRPIGLGWDKPYTVRYASNVDDGPWHGMPLGGFGAGCIGRSSRGDFNLWHIDGGEHIFKNIPACQFSVFESDGTSSQAYALCTEAPEDSSLQAWQWYSTSKDGVSGTYHALYPRSWFVYEGVYNTQLTCEQFSPIWANNYQETSYPVAVFLWTVRNPTNAPITLSIMLTWQNMVGWFTNALKSPEIRLRDDGSPVYEYQPRLNESKDNFNEFFEDTEYIGCILDRLGIGEAVEEGEGQWCIATRKDPNMEIFHHSRWNPVGTGEDVWESFAQNGSLPNYINKTPAKEDEQIGAALAVRFTVQPGATLQIPFVLTWDFPVTEFAAGIKYDRRYTDFFGNNGKNAWAIASTALQQYQIWQQQIQAWQQPILERADLPDWFKIALFNELYDLTAGGTLWSAASERDPIGQFAVLECLDYRWYESLDVRLYGSFGLLILFPELEKAVIRAFARAIPKSDDRRRVIGYYYTIGAESPMAVRKVAGATPHDLGAPNEHVWEKTNYTSYQDCNLWKDLGSDFVLQVYRDFLLTGADDVQFLADCWNAIVETLNYLKTFDKDGDGIPENSGAPDQTFDDWRLWGVSAYCGGLWLAALEAAIAICDVLMTKGQGTENTQKLLEQKSIYEAWLKQSRPIYEEKLWNGQYYRLDSDSGSDVVMADQLCGQFYARLLGLPDIVGSDRALSALKTIYDACFLKFNHGKFGAANGLKRDGSPENPQATHPLEVWTGINFGLAAFLVQMGMKDEAMNLTKAVVQQIYDNGLQFRTPEAITAVGTFRASTYLRAMAIWGIYLVISH; encoded by the coding sequence ATGACAAATCAATCCTCTCCGCAAATTCCTTCCTGTACTTGGAGTCGTCCCATTGGTTTAGGTTGGGACAAGCCCTACACCGTCCGCTATGCTAGTAATGTTGATGATGGGCCTTGGCATGGAATGCCTTTAGGCGGTTTTGGTGCGGGTTGTATCGGCCGTTCTTCGCGGGGAGATTTTAATCTGTGGCATATCGACGGTGGCGAACATATCTTCAAAAATATTCCCGCCTGTCAATTCAGTGTATTTGAGTCAGATGGCACATCTTCCCAAGCTTATGCTCTGTGTACAGAAGCTCCGGAAGATAGCAGCCTGCAAGCATGGCAGTGGTATTCAACAAGTAAAGACGGCGTAAGTGGTACTTACCATGCTCTTTATCCCCGCAGTTGGTTTGTTTATGAAGGGGTATATAATACCCAGTTAACCTGCGAGCAATTTTCGCCTATTTGGGCGAATAACTACCAAGAAACTAGCTATCCTGTGGCGGTATTTCTGTGGACTGTACGTAACCCGACAAATGCACCTATTACTTTGAGTATTATGCTCACCTGGCAGAATATGGTAGGTTGGTTTACTAATGCCTTGAAATCTCCGGAGATAAGGTTGCGGGATGATGGTAGCCCAGTGTACGAATATCAGCCGCGCTTGAATGAAAGTAAGGATAATTTTAACGAGTTCTTTGAAGATACTGAATATATCGGCTGTATTTTAGATCGCTTAGGTATAGGCGAAGCAGTTGAAGAAGGAGAGGGACAGTGGTGTATTGCCACACGCAAAGATCCGAATATGGAAATCTTTCACCACAGCCGTTGGAATCCAGTTGGTACGGGTGAAGATGTATGGGAAAGCTTTGCACAAAATGGTTCTCTGCCTAACTATATAAATAAAACTCCAGCAAAGGAAGATGAGCAGATAGGAGCAGCACTTGCTGTGCGCTTCACTGTGCAGCCAGGTGCAACATTGCAAATTCCTTTTGTTCTGACGTGGGATTTTCCTGTGACTGAATTTGCGGCTGGCATTAAATATGACCGCAGATATACAGACTTTTTTGGTAATAACGGCAAGAATGCTTGGGCGATCGCATCTACTGCGCTACAACAATATCAAATCTGGCAACAGCAGATTCAAGCTTGGCAACAACCTATTCTTGAGCGTGCAGACTTACCAGACTGGTTCAAAATAGCTTTATTTAATGAGCTTTACGATCTTACTGCTGGCGGTACTCTTTGGAGTGCAGCATCAGAGCGTGATCCAATTGGTCAATTTGCAGTGCTAGAATGCTTGGACTATCGCTGGTACGAGAGTCTTGATGTCAGATTATATGGTTCTTTTGGACTGTTAATACTTTTCCCAGAGTTGGAGAAAGCTGTAATTCGTGCTTTTGCACGGGCGATTCCTAAAAGTGACGATCGCCGCCGCGTTATTGGCTACTATTACACCATTGGCGCAGAAAGCCCTATGGCTGTTCGCAAGGTAGCAGGTGCAACGCCTCACGACTTGGGCGCTCCCAATGAACACGTTTGGGAAAAGACAAATTACACGAGCTACCAAGATTGTAATCTGTGGAAAGATTTAGGTAGTGACTTTGTTTTGCAGGTATACCGCGATTTTCTCCTCACTGGTGCGGATGATGTGCAATTTCTGGCAGACTGCTGGAATGCCATTGTGGAAACCCTCAACTATCTAAAGACTTTTGACAAAGATGGAGATGGAATTCCGGAAAATTCCGGTGCGCCCGATCAAACTTTTGATGACTGGCGACTATGGGGAGTAAGTGCTTATTGCGGTGGGTTGTGGTTGGCAGCTTTGGAAGCTGCGATCGCAATTTGTGATGTTTTGATGACAAAAGGTCAAGGTACAGAAAATACACAAAAGCTATTAGAGCAAAAATCTATCTACGAAGCATGGTTAAAACAATCTCGCCCAATCTATGAAGAGAAACTTTGGAATGGGCAGTATTACAGACTCGACAGTGACAGTGGCTCGGATGTAGTGATGGCAGATCAATTGTGCGGACAATTCTATGCACGTTTGTTGGGGTTGCCTGATATTGTTGGGAGCGATCGCGCTTTGTCTGCTTTGAAAACTATTTACGATGCTTGCTTTCTCAAGTTTAATCATGGCAAGTTTGGTGCTGCTAACGGACTCAAGCGTGATGGTTCACCAGAAAATCCTCAAGCTACCCATCCTTTAGAAGTGTGGACAGGGATAAATTTTGGTTTGGCAGCATTTTTAGTGCAAATGGGAATGAAAGATGAAGCCATGAATCTAACAAAAGCGGTAGTCCAACAAATTTATGACAATGGGCTACAATTCCGTACACCTGAAGCTATTACTGCGGTTGGAACTTTTCGTGCCAGTACTTATCTACGGGCAATGGCAATTTGGGGAATTTATTTAGTCATTAGTCATTAG
- a CDS encoding helix-turn-helix domain-containing protein gives MKNRLKELRQLHKWSQSDLARELGVSRQAVNGFESGKFDPSLDMAFKIASLFKVALEDVFIYEVKNSMQTLVERFKNYFGFEFGYERFTEKAINAVKFARNEAARSHKSQVEPEHLLAGLLADPTTTSARLLRVNGMTLVIETNEHSFESCENPRFSRESKFVLELALQVVRLQGKNSIGTEHLLWGLLRLAETDKTSCSDLFQGYEIDLEALNNQLAQTV, from the coding sequence ATGAAAAACCGACTGAAAGAACTTCGACAACTGCACAAGTGGTCACAATCTGACCTTGCTAGGGAATTAGGAGTCAGTCGTCAGGCGGTCAATGGTTTTGAATCTGGCAAGTTTGACCCCAGCCTAGATATGGCTTTTAAAATTGCTAGTCTGTTCAAAGTTGCACTTGAAGACGTTTTCATCTACGAGGTGAAAAATTCTATGCAAACACTTGTTGAGCGATTCAAAAATTACTTTGGTTTCGAGTTTGGTTACGAGAGGTTTACTGAAAAGGCAATCAACGCAGTTAAGTTTGCACGAAATGAGGCAGCACGTTCGCACAAATCACAAGTCGAGCCAGAACATCTGCTGGCTGGCTTGTTGGCTGATCCAACCACAACAAGTGCTCGTTTACTTCGAGTAAATGGCATGACGCTGGTCATCGAAACCAATGAGCATTCTTTTGAATCCTGTGAGAACCCGAGATTTAGCCGAGAGAGTAAATTTGTTCTAGAGCTTGCCTTGCAAGTCGTTCGGCTTCAAGGTAAGAACTCTATTGGGACTGAACATCTGTTGTGGGGTTTACTCCGTCTGGCTGAAACAGACAAGACTAGTTGCAGCGACCTGTTTCAAGGATACGAAATTGATCTCGAAGCCCTAAACAATCAACTAGCACAAACGGTCTAA
- a CDS encoding Uma2 family endonuclease translates to MRHNNTFEADWQSWSMLWIVEKEKIISRDSDSGLSIKQSQLGAYVIARLKCDYLANGLCLGWLIYPYTPLVEIYRPNQDVETFYFSEQTPPTLPGESVLPGFMLDLAPVFNL, encoded by the coding sequence ATGCGGCATAACAACACATTTGAAGCGGACTGGCAAAGTTGGTCAATGTTGTGGATTGTGGAAAAGGAAAAAATTATCAGTAGGGACAGCGATTCAGGGTTATCTATCAAGCAATCTCAACTTGGTGCTTACGTAATAGCACGCTTAAAGTGCGATTACCTAGCCAACGGACTTTGCTTGGGTTGGTTAATCTATCCCTACACTCCCTTAGTGGAAATTTACCGTCCAAATCAAGATGTAGAAACCTTTTACTTTTCTGAACAAACTCCACCCACTTTACCAGGAGAATCTGTACTACCTGGATTTATGCTTGACCTAGCTCCTGTTTTCAATCTTTGA
- a CDS encoding GIY-YIG nuclease family protein → MSTETNILSLASLEYIPCIDDYGQLPENFQGRIGVYAIFDQKKILQYVGYSRDVYLSLKQHLVRQPQKCYWIKIQTIERPSRTVLENIEKAWIEENGSVPVGNKDEKEKWTQPIDAKVSMTPEENTNYENSIDEMAKTKIIKNVARRVEAEILKVLEERGLQAQVRFNPKLKEEGLLDLK, encoded by the coding sequence ATGTCAACTGAAACAAATATTCTTTCTTTAGCAAGTCTAGAATATATTCCTTGTATTGATGATTATGGTCAATTACCTGAAAATTTTCAAGGTCGAATCGGGGTCTATGCGATTTTTGACCAGAAAAAAATACTGCAATATGTAGGATATTCTCGTGATGTTTATCTCAGTCTTAAGCAGCATTTAGTACGTCAACCACAAAAGTGTTATTGGATAAAAATTCAAACAATTGAACGTCCGAGTCGCACAGTATTAGAAAATATTGAGAAGGCATGGATTGAAGAAAATGGTAGTGTGCCTGTGGGAAATAAAGATGAGAAAGAAAAATGGACACAGCCAATAGATGCCAAAGTCTCAATGACACCAGAAGAGAATACAAATTATGAGAATTCTATTGATGAAATGGCAAAAACTAAAATTATTAAAAATGTGGCGCGGCGAGTAGAGGCAGAAATTTTAAAAGTTTTAGAGGAGCGCGGATTGCAAGCACAAGTTAGATTTAATCCGAAGTTGAAGGAAGAAGGATTACTAGATTTGAAATAA
- the rpsT gene encoding 30S ribosomal protein S20, translated as MANTKSALKRAKIAERNRLRNKSYKSAVKTLMKKYLSAVETYAANPTPEAQQEALARMSEAYSKIDKAVKRGVLHPNNGARKKSRLARKFKAKTQTAATAQ; from the coding sequence GTGGCGAATACAAAGTCTGCTCTGAAACGCGCCAAAATCGCAGAACGCAATCGTTTGCGCAACAAATCTTATAAATCAGCGGTAAAGACGCTGATGAAGAAATACCTTTCTGCTGTTGAAACCTATGCAGCCAACCCTACCCCAGAAGCCCAGCAAGAGGCACTGGCTCGAATGTCGGAAGCTTATAGCAAAATCGATAAAGCCGTGAAGCGAGGTGTTCTTCATCCCAATAATGGAGCTAGAAAAAAATCAAGATTAGCTCGTAAATTCAAAGCCAAAACGCAAACAGCAGCAACTGCACAATAG
- a CDS encoding TatD family hydrolase, giving the protein MQLIDTHVHINFDLFQSDLETVRSRWQEAGVVRLVHSCVEPTEFSSIQALAKRFPEISFAVGLHPLDADKWHHQTADEISSLARSDSKVVAIGETGLDFYKAENYEHQIMVFEAQLAIATELNLPVIIHCRNAAAEVRQVLGRWKNLKGESLRGVMHCWGGTPEETQWFVDLGFYISFSGTVTFKNAKPIQESAVVVRSDRLLIETDCPFLAPVPKRGERRNEPAYVRYVAEQVARLRGETTDAIASLTTKNACELFGLAL; this is encoded by the coding sequence ATGCAGCTAATCGACACCCACGTTCACATAAACTTTGACCTTTTCCAGTCAGACTTAGAAACAGTACGATCGCGGTGGCAAGAAGCGGGTGTTGTGCGTTTAGTACATTCCTGTGTTGAGCCAACAGAATTTTCCAGCATTCAGGCTCTAGCTAAACGTTTTCCTGAAATTAGCTTTGCTGTAGGGTTACATCCTTTAGATGCAGATAAGTGGCATCATCAAACCGCAGATGAAATTAGCTCATTAGCTCGTTCCGATTCTAAAGTAGTAGCAATTGGGGAAACAGGACTGGATTTTTACAAAGCTGAGAACTACGAACATCAAATTATGGTGTTTGAGGCGCAGCTTGCGATCGCAACTGAACTAAATTTACCAGTGATTATCCACTGCCGTAACGCAGCAGCAGAGGTAAGGCAAGTGCTGGGAAGATGGAAAAATCTCAAAGGCGAAAGTTTGCGGGGTGTAATGCACTGCTGGGGCGGAACACCAGAGGAGACTCAATGGTTTGTTGACTTAGGCTTTTACATTAGCTTTAGTGGCACTGTTACCTTCAAAAATGCCAAGCCAATCCAAGAATCTGCTGTTGTTGTTAGAAGTGATCGCCTGTTAATCGAAACAGACTGTCCGTTTTTAGCTCCAGTTCCCAAACGAGGCGAACGGCGTAACGAACCTGCCTATGTTCGTTATGTAGCCGAACAAGTAGCCCGTCTGCGAGGAGAAACGACTGATGCGATCGCATCTCTCACTACTAAAAATGCTTGTGAATTATTCGGCTTGGCACTGTAA